CCTCGATGCCCTCGAGCATCGAGTCACCAATCTCACTATCGAGCACTTTGTACGCTGTCTCAGCGTCTTCGAAAATGAATGGGAAGTCGAAGACCTGGAGCGAGTCGTCAAAGTTTGCAAGCACGCCGACCGACGGGGCGGTCATCTCGAGGTTGCCTGCCTGCACAGCCTCGATCATCTCGCGCTCGCCACCCAGCTGGCTGTCGGGATACACCTCGACCGTGATGCGCCCGTCAGAGCGCTCGCTGACAAGTTCGGCGAAGTACTCGTATGCCTGGTTCTGCGTGTCCCCGGCAGAGATGACGTTGCCGAACTTGATTGTGTAGCTCTCACCCTCGGCTTTGCCTGCGCCGCTGTCACCAGCTGGCGCGCACGCGGCCAGGCTGAGCGCCGCAACAATCCCGAGTGCCACTGCACCCTTGCGGTAGAACATTGTGGGGAACCTCCATTGGTCTCTGTGGCCGACTATCGGCCATCAGCGTTCGGGGCTCACAACATCAGTGAAGCCGCCCCGCTCGCAAGTTATACTGTAATACAGTCTTGCGATCATCGTGACCGTTTCTTCAAACTTTCACGAATTGTTACCAAACTCGCCGCACGTCGACCACCTTGAGCACCCGGGCTCGATGCACCGCGAGCCAGCGACAACGGCACAAACTCGCGCATCACAGGCCATTCACCCAAAGGGCATGTCGCGAATCCGGCGCCCTGTGTTACTGTAATACAGTTAGAGAGTCGCGACACAGAGTTGTTTCTCCCGACTTCTCAACGTCACGAGCACTACGACAGTGAAAGGCGGCTCACAGCGTGACCACGCAAGATCGCACGGTAAGGCAGTACCGCATCGCTAGCATCCCTGGCGACGGTATAGGCCCCGAGGTAGTGGACGTCTCTCGAGTCGTCCTCGACGAGGTCTCCCGGCAAGAGGGATTCAGTATCGACTGGGAAGAGCACCCCTGGGGTTCCGCGTTCTACCGCACTACCGGAGAGATGATGCCTGGAGATGGCCTTGACCTCCTCGGCGGCACCGACGCGATCTTCTTTGGAGCGGTTGGCGACCCGGGGCTCTCAGATGCGCTCACGTTGTGGGGCCTACTCATTCCGATTCGACGCGAGTTCGATCAGTACATCAATCTCCGGCCAGTGCGGTACGTACCCGGACTCCGCACTCCCCTGCACAACGCGGCCGGCATCGACCTGATGATTGTTCGTGAGAACTCAGAAGGAGAATACTCAGAGATCGGTGGCCGCTTCGCAGCCGGCACTCCCTTTGAATTCGCCACACAGGAGGCTATTTTTAGCCGCCGGGGCGTCTCACGGGTCGTTGAGTACGCAGCCGATCTCGCACACCGTAGAAGCGGAAAAGTCACCAGCGCGACCAAGTCCAACGGCATCATTCACACAATGACGTTTTGGGACGAGATCGCAGGCGAGGTCGCCGAACAGCACACGAATCTGGAGTGGCGCAGCGTGCTCATCGACGCGCTGTCAGCAGAGCTCGTGCTCCGACCGCAGTCACACGACGTGATCGTCTGCTCGAACCTATTCGGGGACATCCTGTCAGACCTGGCATCAGCAACGATCGGATCGCTCGGAATTGCGGCCTCGGGCAACATCAACCCCGCGGGAGATACGCCGTCGATGTTCGAGTCAGTGCACGGCTCGGCCCCCGACATCGCTGGTAAGGGTATTGCGAATCCGTTCGCCCAACTCGGCTCCGGCGTCATGATGCTTGAACACTTGGGCGAACACCACGCTGCCGAGCGCATTCGGACGGCCATGGACGCGCTCGTCGCATCTGGCGAAACCACGCCCGACATCGGCGGTTCGCTTCGCACCGGCGAGGTGCAGGACGCACTTCTCCGCGAACTCGGCATCTAACCACTTCACGCCACGACTCCCCCGTTTCACAAAGGAAGAACCAATGACACGCACCCCATCGCTGTGGAGCGCTCAAGCCCACATCCCCTCGATTGTCGGCAACCAGATTGTCGTGACTCACGCCGAGGGCTCGTATCTCACGACTGCCACCGGTCAGCGACTCTTCGACGGCACCGCAGGGCTGTGGCACACAAACATCGGCCACAGTCGCGAGGAGATGGCGCAGGTCGCCTACGACCAGATGCGCAAGCTCGAGACCTATCACGTCTTCGGCCGGTACGTGAACGACCGCGCGGTTGAACTCGCAGAAAAGCTCGTTGAGATCGGACCAATCGCCGATTCAAAGGTCATTCTCAACAGCGGCGGATCCGATTCGATCGATGTTGCGTGCAAGCTGGCGCGCCGATACTGGACGCTGACGGGCAAGCCCGAGAAGCGGGTCATCATTAGCCGCGAGCACGCATACCACGGCCTCCATGCCTACGGCACGAGCGTCGCAGGTCTCGATTTCAATCGGGATGGTTTCGGAGTTGATTCTCTCGTCCCGGACACCGTTCGTGTGCCGAAGCATGACATTGCTGCGCTCCAGGCAGAGATTGAGCGCATTGGCGCGAAAAACATCGCAGCGTACATCGCCGAGCCGGTAATGGGCACAGGCGGAGTCCACCCACCCCAGGATGGCTACTTCGAGGAAGTGGCTCGGCTCTGCAAGGCGCACGACATTCTCTTCATCGCAGACGAAGTCATCACCGGTTTCGGCCGAACTGGGTCGATGTTTGCGACTACTCGGTACGGCCTCGAACCCGACA
Above is a window of Leucobacter aridicollis DNA encoding:
- a CDS encoding aminotransferase family protein, whose translation is MTRTPSLWSAQAHIPSIVGNQIVVTHAEGSYLTTATGQRLFDGTAGLWHTNIGHSREEMAQVAYDQMRKLETYHVFGRYVNDRAVELAEKLVEIGPIADSKVILNSGGSDSIDVACKLARRYWTLTGKPEKRVIISREHAYHGLHAYGTSVAGLDFNRDGFGVDSLVPDTVRVPKHDIAALQAEIERIGAKNIAAYIAEPVMGTGGVHPPQDGYFEEVARLCKAHDILFIADEVITGFGRTGSMFATTRYGLEPDIVTFAKGVTSGYAALGGIYVAPRLWAPFFERGSDSPIYRHGTTYSGHATASAIALKNIEILEREELVEAAGSLESTLETLLADLNSHELVTETRVGGFLGGVSLAESVSAEAVTNAVLDLGFITRPLNGNTIQISPPFIATPQELTDLVGAIRTVLDRN
- a CDS encoding isocitrate/isopropylmalate dehydrogenase family protein, with product MTTQDRTVRQYRIASIPGDGIGPEVVDVSRVVLDEVSRQEGFSIDWEEHPWGSAFYRTTGEMMPGDGLDLLGGTDAIFFGAVGDPGLSDALTLWGLLIPIRREFDQYINLRPVRYVPGLRTPLHNAAGIDLMIVRENSEGEYSEIGGRFAAGTPFEFATQEAIFSRRGVSRVVEYAADLAHRRSGKVTSATKSNGIIHTMTFWDEIAGEVAEQHTNLEWRSVLIDALSAELVLRPQSHDVIVCSNLFGDILSDLASATIGSLGIAASGNINPAGDTPSMFESVHGSAPDIAGKGIANPFAQLGSGVMMLEHLGEHHAAERIRTAMDALVASGETTPDIGGSLRTGEVQDALLRELGI